The Sphaerospermopsis torques-reginae ITEP-024 genome has a window encoding:
- a CDS encoding nucleotide exchange factor GrpE yields MLEQINHIGFAVILTIIIYMILRFLFPETQENTPTNYQPITSTDTEQKIKDLELQCQRLREELKQQSQQLQTDFQTETFTQLQTLLTNYPTVKKMALAKPDLPAKNLVSLFTSLDNLITNWGYTVIGETWEQVNYNPQIHQADSDDIQEGDLVYIRFIGYQNGDQVLYPAKVSRSLPGGFNNN; encoded by the coding sequence ATGCTAGAACAAATTAATCATATCGGTTTTGCCGTCATTCTCACTATTATCATTTATATGATTCTGCGTTTCCTATTTCCCGAAACCCAGGAAAATACACCAACTAATTATCAACCTATCACCTCAACAGATACAGAACAAAAAATTAAAGATTTAGAATTACAATGTCAACGACTGCGGGAAGAATTAAAACAACAATCTCAACAACTACAAACCGATTTCCAAACTGAAACCTTTACCCAATTACAAACATTATTAACCAACTATCCCACAGTCAAAAAAATGGCTTTAGCTAAACCTGACTTACCCGCTAAAAATCTGGTTTCCCTATTTACATCTTTAGATAATTTAATTACCAATTGGGGTTATACTGTGATTGGGGAAACTTGGGAACAGGTTAATTATAATCCCCAAATACATCAAGCTGATAGTGATGATATTCAAGAAGGTGATTTAGTTTATATTCGGTTTATTGGTTATCAAAATGGTGATCAAGTTCTCTATCCTGCTAAGGTTAGTCGCTCTTTACCGGGAGGTTTTAATAATAATTGA
- the pcrA gene encoding DNA helicase PcrA: MTTNIDFLSHLNPSQRIAVEHYCGPLLVVAGAGSGKTRALTYRIANLILQNRVNPENILAVTFTNKAAREMKDRIQRLFAEQLAISQHGNKFDLLPEYEQTQLISKVYRTTIKNMWCGTFHSLFSRILRFDIEKYQDEKGRRWNKNFSIFDESDVQSLIKEIVTKELNLDSKKFEPKSVRYAISNAKNQGLSPQEFEREQPNYRGRVIADVYNLYQDRLAQNNALDFDDLILIPTRLFQQNEQVLGYWHRKFCHILVDEYQDTNRTQYELIRLLVTNGENRKSEWDWQNRSVFVVGDADQSIYSFRMADFTILLEFQQDFGDGLEDDDTRTMVKLEENYRSCENILQAANELIENNTQRIDKILRATRDAGEEIYCYKADDEIAEADFVINQIRTLEHQNPELNWGSFAILYRTNAQSRPFEELLVKYQIPYTVVGGMKFYDRKEIKDVVAYLRAINNPADTVSLLRVINTPRRGIGKATIDALMNASQQLGTTLWEILSDETSVNTLAGRAAKSVNGFAGIIQKWQEQITKIPGSEILEGILDDSNYIRDLMEQGTDEADNRISNVKELFNAITQFEDDNKGDDISLQAFLQSAALSSDLDNLKEGQTAVSLMTLHASKGLEFPVVFLVGLEQGLFPGYRSLQDPASLEEERRLCYVGITRAKERLYLSHARERRLYGSREPALRSQFLDELPPDLLTTKKKNTRTFTKSTSANPDNQCASENWRVGERVLHKTFGIGEITHVFGTGNKISVAIKFASLGQKIIDPKVAQLQRMDSIIDN, encoded by the coding sequence ATGACTACAAATATAGATTTTCTTAGCCATCTTAACCCCAGTCAACGTATAGCAGTTGAACACTATTGCGGACCTTTATTAGTTGTCGCTGGTGCGGGTTCTGGTAAAACTCGTGCGCTTACTTACCGTATCGCTAATTTAATTCTGCAAAACCGTGTTAACCCTGAAAATATTTTAGCGGTGACTTTCACCAACAAAGCTGCACGGGAAATGAAAGACCGGATTCAAAGGTTATTTGCTGAACAATTAGCTATTTCTCAACACGGTAACAAGTTTGATTTATTACCAGAATACGAACAAACTCAACTGATATCTAAAGTTTATCGCACTACTATCAAAAATATGTGGTGTGGCACTTTTCATAGTCTTTTTTCTCGCATTCTCCGCTTTGATATCGAAAAATATCAAGATGAAAAAGGACGACGTTGGAATAAAAACTTTTCTATTTTTGATGAGTCTGATGTCCAAAGTTTAATCAAAGAAATTGTTACTAAAGAACTTAATTTAGACAGTAAAAAATTTGAGCCTAAATCTGTGCGTTACGCTATTAGTAATGCCAAAAACCAAGGTTTATCACCCCAGGAATTTGAACGAGAACAGCCAAATTATCGTGGTCGGGTAATTGCTGATGTTTATAATCTTTACCAAGATAGATTAGCACAAAATAACGCTTTAGATTTTGATGATTTAATTTTAATTCCTACAAGATTATTTCAACAAAATGAACAAGTTTTAGGGTATTGGCATCGGAAATTTTGTCATATTTTAGTAGATGAATATCAAGACACCAACCGCACTCAATATGAATTGATTCGTCTGTTAGTAACTAATGGTGAAAACAGAAAGAGTGAGTGGGATTGGCAAAATCGGTCTGTGTTTGTGGTGGGTGATGCTGACCAATCAATTTACAGTTTTAGAATGGCTGATTTTACCATATTACTAGAATTTCAACAAGATTTTGGTGATGGTTTAGAGGATGATGATACCAGAACAATGGTAAAATTAGAAGAAAACTATCGCTCTTGTGAAAATATCCTCCAAGCTGCTAATGAACTAATTGAAAATAATACCCAACGTATTGATAAAATTCTCAGAGCTACAAGAGATGCAGGGGAAGAAATTTATTGTTATAAAGCTGATGATGAAATAGCAGAAGCAGATTTTGTGATTAATCAAATTCGCACTTTAGAACATCAAAACCCGGAATTAAATTGGGGTAGTTTTGCTATTCTTTATCGCACTAACGCCCAATCTCGACCTTTTGAAGAATTATTAGTAAAATATCAAATTCCTTATACAGTTGTTGGGGGAATGAAGTTTTATGACCGCAAAGAAATTAAGGATGTTGTCGCTTATTTAAGAGCAATTAATAATCCAGCGGATACAGTTAGTTTATTAAGAGTTATTAATACTCCTCGTCGGGGAATTGGTAAAGCTACTATTGATGCTTTGATGAATGCTTCCCAACAATTAGGTACAACTTTATGGGAAATATTAAGTGATGAAACATCAGTAAATACTTTAGCTGGACGTGCTGCCAAGTCTGTGAATGGTTTTGCTGGTATAATTCAGAAATGGCAAGAACAAATTACAAAAATTCCCGGTTCTGAAATTTTAGAAGGAATTTTGGATGATTCTAACTATATTCGGGATTTGATGGAACAGGGAACGGATGAAGCTGATAATAGAATCAGTAACGTCAAAGAATTGTTTAACGCTATCACTCAGTTTGAAGATGACAATAAAGGTGATGATATTTCATTACAAGCATTTTTGCAAAGTGCGGCGTTAAGTTCTGATTTAGATAATTTAAAAGAAGGACAAACAGCAGTTTCTTTAATGACTTTGCACGCTTCTAAAGGTTTAGAATTTCCTGTAGTATTTTTAGTTGGGTTAGAACAGGGGTTATTTCCTGGTTATCGTTCTTTACAAGATCCTGCATCGTTGGAGGAGGAACGACGTTTGTGTTATGTAGGGATAACACGCGCTAAGGAAAGATTGTATTTATCCCATGCTAGAGAAAGAAGGTTGTATGGTAGTAGAGAACCAGCTTTGCGATCGCAATTTTTGGATGAACTACCCCCAGATTTATTAACCACCAAAAAGAAAAACACCCGTACTTTTACTAAGTCAACATCTGCAAACCCTGATAATCAATGCGCATCAGAAAATTGGCGAGTCGGCGAAAGAGTATTGCATAAAACTTTTGGAATCGGCGAAATTACTCATGTTTTTGGGACGGGTAATAAGATATCTGTAGCGATTAAATTTGCTAGTTTAGGTCAAAAAATCATTGATCCGAAAGTAGCGCAGTTGCAAAGAATGGATTCAATAATTGACAATTAA
- a CDS encoding Hsp70 family protein: MTTIAIDFGTSNTVISILEPDTQQPKSLRFPNLSRVFVGVNSQGERLEFPVIPSLLFIKSPNNIILGEGVRSQRLGLSQSYPPERLFKKFKRDLAGDYQPPPRQIDGISYNSIAVSELFIQTIWTEIKKQNIQPTHLIFTVPVGAFERYLDWFRELGNKLNVPQVSIIDESTAAALGYAVKSPGKLILVVDFGGGTLDLSLVRTINNSHDNYNLRAEVLAKSEAYVGGEDIDVWIVDDYLRSQNLTPEQIGKISYQNLLEIAEGLKIQLSKNQTASESWFDDESFMSYELKINREKLEEILEYWQFLQQLRDALDEVLNFALRKGISKNDIEQVLLVGGSCLIPAVQQLIISYFGKNKVKLNKPFDAVCHGALAITQITEIDDFLRHSYAIRLWDNFSKSYIYHPIFTKGTKYPCQSSQWLTLQTANNGQTEIRLDIGEVGDMTQTEIAFDASGRMTSSTLQHQESYRSLDTQHQQVCVAKLNPPAAAGFDRISVLFEVDSRRILLATVKDLLTAEILVNRGEIYKLI; encoded by the coding sequence ATGACTACAATTGCAATTGATTTTGGTACAAGTAATACTGTAATTAGTATTTTAGAACCTGATACCCAACAACCTAAAAGTTTACGTTTCCCTAATTTATCCCGTGTCTTTGTGGGTGTAAATTCTCAAGGTGAAAGGTTAGAATTTCCCGTTATTCCTAGTTTATTATTTATTAAATCACCCAATAATATTATATTAGGTGAAGGTGTAAGAAGTCAACGTTTAGGACTTTCTCAAAGTTACCCTCCTGAAAGATTATTTAAAAAATTTAAACGCGATTTAGCTGGAGATTATCAACCACCACCACGTCAAATTGATGGAATTAGTTATAATTCTATTGCTGTTTCTGAATTGTTTATCCAAACTATTTGGACAGAAATCAAAAAGCAAAATATCCAACCTACTCATTTAATTTTTACTGTTCCTGTTGGTGCTTTTGAACGTTATTTAGACTGGTTTCGAGAGTTAGGTAATAAATTAAATGTTCCCCAAGTTTCTATTATAGATGAATCTACAGCAGCAGCTTTAGGTTATGCTGTAAAATCTCCCGGTAAGTTAATTTTAGTGGTTGATTTTGGTGGGGGAACTTTAGATTTAAGTTTAGTGAGAACTATTAATAATTCTCATGATAATTATAACTTACGCGCTGAGGTTTTAGCAAAATCAGAAGCTTATGTAGGTGGTGAAGATATTGATGTTTGGATAGTTGATGATTATTTGCGATCGCAAAATCTCACACCTGAACAAATTGGTAAAATCAGTTATCAAAATCTCCTAGAAATTGCTGAAGGTTTAAAAATTCAACTTTCTAAAAATCAAACCGCTTCCGAAAGTTGGTTTGATGATGAATCTTTTATGTCTTATGAATTAAAAATTAACCGGGAAAAATTAGAAGAAATTTTAGAATATTGGCAATTTTTACAACAGTTAAGGGATGCGTTAGATGAAGTTCTAAATTTTGCTTTAAGAAAAGGTATTTCTAAAAATGATATTGAACAAGTTTTATTAGTAGGAGGAAGTTGTTTAATTCCCGCAGTTCAACAATTAATCATCTCTTATTTTGGTAAAAACAAGGTAAAATTAAATAAACCCTTTGATGCTGTATGTCATGGTGCATTAGCAATAACCCAAATTACAGAAATAGATGATTTTTTGCGTCATAGTTACGCGATTCGTTTATGGGATAATTTCAGCAAAAGTTATATTTATCATCCTATATTTACCAAAGGTACAAAATATCCTTGTCAAAGTTCCCAATGGTTAACCTTACAAACTGCAAATAATGGACAAACAGAGATTCGTTTAGATATTGGAGAAGTAGGTGATATGACACAAACAGAAATCGCTTTTGATGCTTCAGGTAGAATGACTTCTAGCACTCTCCAACATCAAGAAAGTTATCGTTCCTTAGATACCCAACATCAACAGGTATGTGTAGCAAAACTTAACCCTCCAGCAGCAGCAGGATTTGATAGAATATCTGTGTTATTTGAGGTAGATTCTCGACGAATTTTATTAGCAACTGTCAAGGATTTATTAACAGCAGAGATATTAGTTAATAGAGGTGAAATTTATAAATTAATCTAA